One window of Chryseobacterium indologenes genomic DNA carries:
- a CDS encoding DUF1361 domain-containing protein → MKTIIASSRFKISILLILMTVFCVSLSAFRYYISDTKVFLFLNWNLFLAWIPLLLSSFILAFNIKSKISLIFIIIVWILFFPNSPYILTDLFHLKARNSVPIWYDLIVILSYAWTGLICGFISLNDIEKSLSEYGKRNRINAVIIFFLFMSSFGVYLGRFLRWNSWDVLNNPFGLFSDIVVRFIYPLEYTKTWGVTVLMGIMLNFMYFTFKWVETNNDRELKPEK, encoded by the coding sequence ATGAAAACAATCATTGCATCTTCAAGGTTTAAAATCAGTATTTTGCTGATATTGATGACTGTATTCTGTGTCAGTCTTTCTGCCTTCAGATACTATATCAGTGATACAAAAGTGTTTCTGTTTCTCAACTGGAATCTTTTTCTGGCATGGATTCCTTTATTACTAAGTTCTTTTATTCTTGCCTTTAATATCAAAAGTAAAATCTCACTGATCTTTATTATTATCGTCTGGATTTTGTTCTTCCCCAATTCGCCTTATATTCTCACAGATCTTTTTCATCTGAAAGCGAGAAATTCAGTACCGATCTGGTATGATCTGATTGTCATTCTTTCCTATGCCTGGACAGGGTTGATCTGTGGTTTTATAAGTCTTAATGATATTGAAAAAAGCCTTTCGGAATATGGTAAAAGAAACAGAATCAACGCAGTAATTATATTCTTTCTTTTCATGAGCAGCTTTGGCGTGTATCTTGGAAGATTTTTAAGATGGAACAGCTGGGATGTGCTTAATAATCCTTTCGGTCTTTTCTCTGATATTGTGGTACGGTTTATCTATCCGCTAGAATATACCAAGACGTGGGGTGTCACTGTTTTGATGGGAATTATGCTCAACTTTATGTATTTTACATTTAAATGGGTTGAAACAAATAATGACAGAGAATTGAAGCCGGAAAAATAA
- a CDS encoding S8 family peptidase — MKTKINLFALFAFCSSLSFGQDSQPKLNQDQNSIIYVCFSKGINSEKTAFSRNADLERFSRENKISFKYDLDFTDGKLDEMARNSKAIGNSPESVEKLKRIYKADLPLQNEEATQKIIHSLERFPEIEYVSVMSATPIEPPLVNAFVATPDLESIQTYLNDNPGINAKYAWSRGITGQNIRVRDVEYGFYKTHEMLSNQNTIQLEPGYSPNAGLANNNYRDHGTAVVSILGSIKDNIGLTGAAYNTSEIKGYMEWTTVGYNRASAVSRSINASQAGDIILYEMQTGGKDGQYCPAEYDNVIWDLTKAATDSGIIVIAAAGNGNQNLDDPFYATYLARGNSGAIIVGAGSPNTTHSKLSFSTYGNRVDVQGWGSSVLAAGYGSYAKYDNDNNRTYNYFSGTSSATPVVSSAAILIQSFYRQTTGQNLTPSAMKNLLISTGIPQGGTVTGQKIGPLPNVKNAILQLESKFATPVKALSPLEVKIYPNPSSSSIAIQSTENKKLDFEIINLQGRTVIKSSVLSDEKIDISQLPTGQYIININEGQRRVVEKFTKL, encoded by the coding sequence ATGAAAACAAAAATCAACCTTTTCGCATTGTTTGCGTTCTGCTCTTCCCTGTCTTTTGGTCAGGACAGTCAGCCCAAACTGAATCAGGATCAAAATTCCATCATCTATGTATGCTTTTCAAAGGGCATTAATTCAGAAAAAACTGCATTCAGCAGAAATGCTGATCTGGAGAGATTTTCAAGAGAAAATAAAATTTCATTCAAATACGATCTGGATTTTACAGACGGCAAGCTTGATGAAATGGCCAGAAACAGCAAAGCCATCGGAAACTCCCCAGAATCTGTAGAAAAACTAAAAAGAATTTATAAGGCTGATCTGCCTCTTCAAAACGAGGAAGCCACTCAGAAAATCATTCACAGCCTTGAAAGGTTCCCTGAAATAGAATATGTGTCTGTAATGAGTGCAACTCCCATTGAACCTCCTTTGGTTAATGCTTTTGTAGCAACACCTGATCTGGAAAGCATTCAGACTTATCTGAATGACAATCCCGGAATCAATGCAAAATATGCCTGGTCAAGAGGAATCACCGGACAGAATATTCGGGTAAGGGATGTAGAATATGGTTTTTACAAAACTCATGAGATGCTTAGCAACCAAAACACTATACAGCTGGAACCGGGCTATTCTCCTAATGCAGGATTAGCCAATAATAATTATCGTGATCACGGAACTGCGGTGGTGAGTATTTTAGGTTCAATAAAAGATAATATCGGCCTTACGGGAGCTGCTTACAATACTTCTGAAATAAAAGGATATATGGAATGGACTACTGTGGGATACAACAGAGCTTCTGCCGTGAGCAGATCTATAAACGCTTCCCAAGCAGGCGATATTATTCTGTATGAAATGCAGACCGGAGGAAAAGACGGCCAATATTGTCCTGCAGAGTATGACAATGTAATCTGGGATCTTACAAAAGCAGCTACTGATTCAGGAATTATTGTCATTGCAGCTGCGGGTAACGGAAATCAGAATCTGGATGATCCGTTTTATGCAACTTATCTTGCCAGAGGAAATAGCGGAGCTATCATTGTAGGAGCAGGATCTCCCAATACTACCCATTCAAAATTAAGTTTCAGTACTTATGGAAACAGAGTGGACGTTCAGGGTTGGGGAAGCAGTGTTCTTGCTGCGGGCTATGGTTCTTATGCCAAATATGACAATGATAACAACAGAACTTATAATTATTTCAGTGGTACAAGTTCTGCAACGCCTGTAGTATCGTCTGCAGCTATTTTAATTCAGTCTTTCTATCGTCAGACTACGGGTCAGAACCTGACACCGTCTGCGATGAAAAACCTTTTAATTTCTACGGGAATTCCTCAGGGAGGTACTGTAACGGGTCAGAAAATCGGGCCTCTTCCTAATGTAAAAAATGCGATACTGCAATTGGAAAGTAAATTTGCAACCCCTGTAAAAGCATTATCTCCGCTGGAGGTAAAAATCTACCCTAATCCATCCAGCAGTAGTATTGCGATTCAAAGCACAGAAAACAAAAAACTGGATTTTGAAATCATCAACCTTCAGGGGCGTACAGTAATCAAAAGTTCTGTTTTGTCTGATGAAAAAATTGATATTTCACAGCTCCCAACGGGTCAATATATCATCAATATCAATGAAGGTCAAAGAAGAGTTGTTGAAAAATTCACAAAACTTTAA
- the dtd gene encoding D-aminoacyl-tRNA deacylase, translating to MKIVIQRVSEASVKVDGKIVGEIGKGLMLLVGVDENDEKTDADWLVQKVLNLRIFGDEEGKLNLSVKDISGEILCISQFTLIADYKKGNRPSFIKAAKPDKAVPLFDYFKEEIAKSGLKTESGIFGADMKVSLINDGPVTIVMDSVTKN from the coding sequence ATGAAGATCGTTATACAAAGAGTCTCAGAAGCCAGTGTAAAAGTAGACGGAAAAATTGTTGGTGAAATCGGGAAAGGATTAATGCTGCTGGTAGGTGTGGATGAAAATGATGAAAAAACAGATGCAGATTGGCTTGTACAAAAGGTTTTAAACCTAAGAATCTTTGGAGATGAAGAGGGTAAACTTAATCTTTCTGTGAAGGACATTTCAGGGGAAATTCTTTGCATCAGCCAGTTTACATTGATTGCTGATTACAAAAAAGGCAATCGCCCATCTTTCATAAAAGCGGCAAAACCTGATAAAGCGGTCCCTCTTTTTGATTATTTTAAAGAAGAAATAGCTAAATCCGGATTAAAAACAGAAAGTGGAATTTTCGGAGCGGATATGAAGGTATCCCTAATCAATGACGGACCTGTCACTATTGTAATGGACTCAGTTACCAAAAACTAA
- the greA gene encoding transcription elongation factor GreA codes for MASYVTKEGLEKMKAELEQLETVERPKITQQIAEARDKGDLSENAEYDAAKEAQGMLEMRISKLKDVISTSKIIDESQLDTSKVSILTTVKLKNNATKQEQVFTLVPDNESDLKTGRISVNTPIAKGLLGKAVGETAEITLPNGNKLSFEVLDISL; via the coding sequence ATGGCAAGCTATGTAACTAAGGAGGGCCTAGAGAAAATGAAAGCTGAGCTGGAACAGTTGGAAACTGTAGAGAGACCAAAAATCACTCAGCAGATCGCGGAAGCAAGAGACAAAGGAGATTTGTCTGAAAATGCGGAATACGATGCAGCTAAAGAGGCTCAGGGGATGCTTGAAATGAGAATTTCTAAGCTGAAAGACGTTATCTCTACTTCTAAAATTATAGACGAAAGCCAATTAGATACTTCAAAAGTTTCCATCTTGACAACAGTGAAACTTAAAAATAATGCTACCAAGCAAGAGCAGGTATTTACATTGGTACCGGATAACGAAAGTGACCTGAAGACAGGGAGAATTTCTGTAAACACGCCTATTGCAAAAGGTCTGTTGGGGAAAGCTGTTGGCGAAACTGCCGAAATTACTTTACCGAACGGAAACAAACTGTCTTTTGAAGTATTAGACATTTCTTTATAG
- a CDS encoding HIT family protein codes for MSTIFTKIINGEIPSYKIAENENFIAFLDAMPLVKGHTLVVPKKEVDLIFDLESEEYKNLWGFAQEVAKKIKTAVPCVRVGVAVVGLEVPHAHIHLIPLNKMEDMNFRNERLKLTNEEYTEIQNSIINS; via the coding sequence ATGAGCACTATATTCACAAAGATCATCAATGGCGAGATTCCCTCTTATAAGATTGCAGAAAATGAAAACTTTATTGCATTCTTAGATGCAATGCCTCTGGTGAAAGGACACACGTTAGTAGTTCCGAAAAAAGAAGTGGATTTGATTTTTGATCTTGAAAGTGAAGAATACAAAAACCTTTGGGGATTTGCCCAAGAGGTAGCCAAGAAGATCAAAACTGCAGTTCCATGTGTAAGAGTAGGAGTAGCGGTAGTAGGACTTGAAGTTCCTCATGCACACATCCATTTGATTCCTTTAAACAAGATGGAAGACATGAATTTTAGAAATGAAAGATTAAAATTAACGAACGAAGAATATACAGAGATTCAAAACTCAATTATTAATTCTTAA
- the clpX gene encoding ATP-dependent Clp protease ATP-binding subunit ClpX, which yields MNSNQCSFCGRKRNEVQMLISGQNGFICENCIEQAHAIVKDGASKTGYSPADSMAELKKPKEIKEFLDQYVIGQDQAKKQLSIAVYNHYKRLLHAQDENREVELEKSNIIMIGETGTGKTLLAKTIARELNVPFCIVDATILTEAGYVGEDVESILSRLLMVADYDVEKAEKGIVFIDEIDKIARKSDNPSITRDVSGEGVQQGLLKLLEGSIVNVPPQGGRKHPDQKYIQVNTQNILFIAGGAFDGIKEIIERRMNKQAIGFSSEKINKTDEDEYILTNINAIDLRTFGLIPELLGRFPIITYLDKLTKETLVRIMKEPKNSIVNQFVELFKMDGTDLVITDGAIEKIVEETIEKGLGARGLRGTTEKVLEDYMFSIGEDKEIVLTEDNVLINR from the coding sequence ATGAATTCCAACCAATGTTCTTTCTGTGGTAGAAAAAGAAATGAAGTACAGATGCTGATTTCTGGCCAGAATGGTTTTATTTGTGAAAATTGTATAGAGCAGGCACACGCTATTGTAAAAGACGGTGCATCCAAAACAGGATATTCACCTGCCGACAGTATGGCTGAACTTAAAAAGCCAAAAGAGATCAAAGAATTTCTTGATCAGTATGTGATCGGGCAGGATCAGGCAAAGAAGCAGCTTTCTATTGCTGTATATAATCATTATAAAAGATTACTCCACGCTCAGGATGAAAACAGAGAAGTGGAACTTGAGAAGTCGAACATCATCATGATTGGGGAGACAGGAACAGGTAAAACTCTTCTGGCAAAAACTATCGCCAGAGAACTGAATGTTCCTTTCTGTATCGTAGATGCTACTATTTTAACGGAAGCAGGATATGTAGGAGAAGACGTTGAAAGTATTCTGTCCAGACTTCTGATGGTTGCAGATTATGATGTGGAAAAAGCGGAGAAAGGTATTGTTTTCATTGATGAGATTGATAAAATTGCAAGAAAATCAGACAATCCAAGTATTACCAGAGACGTTTCCGGAGAAGGAGTACAGCAGGGATTACTGAAATTGCTGGAAGGGAGTATCGTCAATGTTCCGCCGCAGGGAGGTAGAAAACATCCGGATCAGAAATATATCCAGGTGAATACTCAGAACATCCTGTTTATTGCCGGTGGTGCTTTTGATGGGATTAAAGAGATTATCGAAAGAAGAATGAACAAGCAGGCGATTGGGTTCAGTTCTGAGAAAATCAATAAAACAGACGAAGACGAATATATATTAACAAATATTAATGCAATTGATCTTCGTACTTTCGGATTAATTCCGGAACTTTTAGGAAGATTTCCAATCATCACTTACCTTGATAAACTCACGAAAGAAACGCTGGTAAGAATTATGAAAGAGCCAAAAAATTCAATTGTGAATCAATTTGTGGAACTTTTCAAGATGGATGGTACAGATTTGGTAATAACAGATGGTGCAATTGAAAAAATCGTAGAGGAAACTATTGAAAAAGGATTAGGCGCAAGAGGGTTGAGAGGTACCACCGAAAAAGTTCTAGAAGACTATATGTTTTCAATAGGAGAGGACAAAGAGATCGTCTTGACGGAAGATAATGTTTTGATTAATAGATAA